In Risungbinella massiliensis, a single window of DNA contains:
- a CDS encoding CxxH/CxxC protein, with translation MNAACAEHIDYLMDDLVEETMTAPSLELIPDEERGKTKCNWCNQPAEYYFVFEYGLNEGE, from the coding sequence ATGAATGCTGCTTGTGCAGAACATATCGATTATTTGATGGATGACTTAGTAGAGGAAACGATGACCGCTCCCTCTTTAGAATTAATCCCTGACGAAGAACGAGGGAAAACAAAATGTAACTGGTGTAACCAACCAGCTGAGTATTACTTTGTGTTTGAGTATGGTTTAAACGAAGGGGAGTAA
- a CDS encoding S1C family serine protease, with amino-acid sequence MSLYDQPEFYEEKKEVQPPSPPSEPPEPSKPKRKKPRWLVPMVSAIIGGIVALLISPLLTQSGIIPAPKSPVGTSEIQGPYQTTSVKVNSEITEAVDKVRSAVVGIENIGFSSGDNNSEDAKQGTGSGIIFQKKDGKAHVVTNYHVIEGAKEVRVTLPLDNQPKTVPAKVLGSDPITDLAVLEIGAEDVKVVAQFGNSDTLRPGEPAIAIGNPLGPQFSQSVTVGVISSTRRTIKITERLDTDVIQTDAAINPGNSGGALVNSSGQVIGINSLKIAQSGVEGLGFAIPSNDALPIIQALIQHGRVPRPYLGVTLVDLEKLPTSIWQDLQVPANIKSGVVIDEVDFNTPARTAGLREKDIIVALDNQPVASSSDIRRFLYKNKAVNSTVNVTFYRNGSKQTVAVQLSDTPQ; translated from the coding sequence ATGAGTTTGTACGATCAGCCGGAGTTTTATGAAGAGAAAAAAGAAGTACAACCACCTTCTCCGCCATCTGAGCCACCAGAACCGTCCAAACCAAAGCGGAAAAAACCCCGCTGGCTTGTGCCAATGGTCTCGGCTATCATAGGTGGTATTGTGGCACTTCTGATCTCTCCTTTATTAACACAATCCGGTATCATTCCAGCGCCTAAAAGTCCTGTAGGTACCAGTGAAATCCAAGGTCCCTACCAAACTACCAGTGTGAAAGTGAACTCCGAAATTACCGAAGCAGTGGATAAGGTGCGCTCTGCTGTGGTAGGAATTGAGAATATTGGATTCTCTAGTGGAGATAACAACTCCGAAGATGCAAAACAAGGAACTGGATCCGGTATTATTTTCCAGAAAAAGGATGGAAAGGCTCATGTTGTTACCAACTACCATGTAATTGAAGGTGCCAAGGAAGTTAGAGTCACCCTCCCTCTGGATAACCAGCCAAAAACAGTTCCTGCTAAAGTCCTTGGCTCCGATCCCATTACAGATTTAGCAGTATTGGAAATTGGAGCAGAAGACGTCAAAGTGGTAGCACAATTCGGGAACTCCGATACACTACGCCCAGGGGAACCAGCGATCGCCATCGGAAACCCACTAGGACCTCAATTTTCTCAATCGGTAACTGTTGGTGTCATTAGTTCCACACGTAGAACGATTAAAATCACAGAACGGTTAGACACAGATGTAATTCAGACCGATGCTGCAATCAATCCAGGGAATAGCGGTGGCGCACTAGTAAATTCTAGTGGTCAAGTAATTGGGATCAACAGTCTCAAGATCGCTCAATCAGGTGTGGAAGGATTAGGATTCGCCATCCCATCCAATGATGCCCTTCCTATTATCCAAGCATTGATCCAACATGGTCGTGTACCAAGGCCATACCTTGGTGTTACCTTGGTAGATCTCGAAAAGCTGCCTACTTCCATCTGGCAGGACTTGCAAGTACCTGCTAACATCAAAAGTGGAGTGGTCATTGACGAAGTTGATTTTAATACCCCTGCTCGAACAGCCGGTCTACGGGAGAAAGATATTATCGTGGCACTAGATAACCAACCAGTGGCTTCTAGTTCCGATATCCGACGCTTTCTTTACAAAAATAAAGCTGTTAACTCAACAGTCAATGTTACCTTCTATCGGAATGGATCCAAACAGACTGTAGCTGTTCAATTATCTGATACACCTCAGTAG
- the rlmH gene encoding 23S rRNA (pseudouridine(1915)-N(3))-methyltransferase RlmH, whose product MKIQFVTVGKLKEKYWKQACEEYRKRLGAYIKLDELELAEEKASEPVHPSEVKMILQKEGSRILQAIPTDAYCIVLAVKGKSLTSEDLAEHLEELALRGKSKISFVIGGSYGLSPEVYQRADFSLSFSSFTFPHQMMRVILYEQVYRACKIQRGEAYHK is encoded by the coding sequence ATGAAGATTCAGTTCGTTACCGTAGGTAAATTGAAAGAAAAGTATTGGAAACAGGCCTGCGAAGAATATCGAAAGCGTCTTGGTGCTTATATTAAATTGGACGAGCTAGAGTTAGCAGAAGAAAAAGCATCTGAGCCAGTACATCCAAGTGAGGTAAAGATGATCCTACAGAAAGAAGGCTCCCGAATTCTTCAAGCGATTCCAACAGATGCTTACTGTATTGTCCTAGCAGTAAAAGGGAAGTCCCTTACTTCGGAAGATTTAGCAGAGCACTTGGAAGAGCTAGCTCTTCGAGGAAAGTCTAAAATCTCCTTTGTAATTGGTGGATCATATGGATTGTCCCCAGAAGTATACCAACGGGCGGATTTTTCCCTTTCTTTCTCTAGCTTTACTTTTCCTCACCAAATGATGAGAGTAATCTTGTATGAACAAGTATACCGAGCTTGTAAAATTCAACGAGGGGAAGCCTATCATAAGTAA